The following nucleotide sequence is from Synchiropus splendidus isolate RoL2022-P1 chromosome 1, RoL_Sspl_1.0, whole genome shotgun sequence.
AGAAGATGCCAACAATGACAATGATGGCAGAAAGTCGTTTAATAGAAAATGGACCATGATCACTAACAAATATTGTGACTCTTCTAACTTATTTTCTGATTACTTACtaaaaaataatgtgatataAATTCAAAAATACTTTTGTCCTGCAGGCCGAtgagcattcattcatttgaatggtGATACGAGATAAGTCTCGCCCCTACTGTACCTGCTCTGCTGCAATGGCAATGAGAATAAGTTGGCGAATCGATGTTACCCACTCTGCTCACACCATTGATTCAAGAGTGTCCGCTTTTTATTTTGCCTGATATAATCTGGCTATTGTTGCATTAAATCTAATTTTCAACATAGTTTAATGAACATGTTGGGTTTGGAGAGCGAGTCGTGACAAAACTTTGGCGCATGTCGAGTGGGTAAGTAACTCTTTAGACCAGCGTTTCTCAACCTTTATTTAGCCACGGTgcatttcattcattgaaaaaatcccaaggCTCAACACCTCTGCCAAAGCCCAGTTGAGATTAGTTGAAAGTCCTGTACAAAACCCCTTTTAATTTGTAAAATGTATCTACTGACATTTGGCCATTTTGACATGCGTTttacagaaacaaattgcagaaaatgtattggtttaaaatgtctccaggAAATATGGCAAATATATAGGGAgttgtttatgtatttacttactttaaataactgttttgattttatcacaatctctttGGCATGGTTTTATTCATGTTTGGAGAGTTTCCAGACACCCTTTGCCTCAAACCGCCGTTCTTTATACATGACACTTTCTTTttgcactgtgtttgtgtgtgtactgtaCATACAGGAGGAAATGTTTCGGCCACAAATGAACAAGGTGGGATATGCCTGCATCACTAAGTCCTTGGCGGTGCCCGGCAACACACGTGAAATCCATCTGATGTCTGTaagcaaatattatttttgatcTAACGTACTTCCAAGCTTCCACATATTTCGTAACGTAGCCTACTACAGATGGAACTGGAAAACAGTGGGGAAAAAAGGTTTCATGTTTGAActacaatttcaatgaaacagagtgcgccacctactgaaatCTGAACATGAAGTCACCGCTTCACCAAACCTCATTCActtgtttaaaaaacattttcaaaccacATAAAGTATAGGATACGCACATATCTACATGTTATGAAGGTGATTTTAAACACGCTTCAGAATGcatcatttatttcttcattaatTTTTAAGGTTGATCTTCATGAAAGAAAAGCCAAGACAATAACTAACAAAGTGGACTCTATTCTGTGACAGAAAGATCATGCTCTTATTTTTACTGGAAGGTGTTTCCTGTGGCAGTGTAGGGACCTACTCGGACTCATTGTAGTCAGAGTTCaggactgttttgtttttcctcctcttttgcGCAGGATAAACGGCTGCTGCACTCTGTTCTGACGCTGGTTCAATCCTGGATTGAGCCTTTAGTCTACCTACAGATGGCACTTCGTCGCTACGACGCCCCAGATAGGCTGCTTTACAAGACCAAGTGGGCGTCGGGGAAACTGCTCAGTCTGCAGCAGGGGGTGGTCGTGCTCATAAAGAAGGTCAGTCACTAGTTCCTGCATGTGCAGTGACGTTGGTCTATTTGCATTACATTTCTTATATTCTTTCACTGAAAGGACACAAACTTTTTAGTTTTGTATATTTTCAGGATTACAAAAATCAGTTTAACTTAAAGCTTCAATGCAATAAATGAATACTATGGTGTTTTATGATTGTGTCACTAGCATTAACATCCAAACCTTTTTATTCTCTTTGTCTCCACTTTAATCACTGTCTTCAACCAATACTCCATACTGTTTGTCATCATTGTCATGACAATATGAAAATCTGCACTGCTTTTTCTGCTGGATCGAAACACAAGTTCACCCTAGTGTCAGCTCAGTTTTATTACAACGTTATTCCAAATTGCAACAACTGCTTCTGGATCAGTGGCATATACCGCAGGCTCCACCAGACTGAGCTGCTGAAAGttcttttgtttcacacctctgggccgcAAGAGGCTCAGTTGTAATATTGCTGCCACatttggtggcagtagtgtctcACTGAATTGACATAAGGCAGttatgaaaatgtattatttcatggcgatactttcatttatacattacttcttctttggagtttaaatacatctcttggagtttaaataaaatatattatttttatttcatgatatttagacatggttttattatgtttattttattcagaattttattcagtttgcatcaagtgtattttttccttcagtaaatttgatgaatatgacttgcacccggttctgctgctggttggactttttgatgacaaatatctttgcgatgatcacatggtttcatgtcatttcacaaggttttggtttgtttatgtgtaagttgattgaatatggttattgatcacaaatgaaatcaacagtcatgaatcagttctatttcttgaatgggccccgggcccatttgttcgggGAAATGTGGGCCTCCGTATCAAAATGGTTAAGAACCCCTACCTTACATCATGTTAATCCGAttatgaagcctcagcagcctaTGGGAAACGGTGGCGCTCATTTCTGGTCATTCAAATAATGAACGACACGTCAAGACATGGATGGATCACCTTTGAACGTTTTTGATTTGTTGTCTGTAAGGTGCTGGATGAGGAGATGCCATCCATCAACTACACTCAACACAGCCTCTTCCAGCATGACGTCCCTGCACAGATGCTGGAGTCTGTTATGAGGGACTACAGGTTGCTCAGCTGCTTCAAGAAAGACACCCACAAGATGGAGTTATTCTTGAAATTTCTTAGATCCAGAACACGCAACAATAACTGTACATATATGACCAGTTAATCGATCAATAACAATGCAGTGGTTTCTCAAGATTTGATGTTCAGAATGTTCCTCACGCAATATAGAATAAGGTAGATCACCttaccaacaaacaaacagctctACAAAATCCAGACAACATGGTACAGATATGTGTTGCTCTGTTAGCCTCTTAAAATTCTGCATGTCACTTCGCCTGGTTGTTTCTCTAAACATGGCTCACTCTATAAAGACGATCACCATTAGAGGATCCCCATTTGGTCTCATCTATGTCTATAATCCTAACATTCCTCACTAGCCAGCATTAAGTGAGACTCTTAATAGAGTTCTGCATCAGCTGGAGCAGCAGTCAAGCAGAGAAAGAGGAATCACAAGAGAGAAATGGAACATGTTCAAAGTTCAAAGGTGTCAAGGTCAATAAAATGTCATATGACATTGCAAATATGCATATGACACATGCACCGCTCACCTATATGATACTACACACACGCTTTTATTGagggatgaaaaaaacatttttaagttgttgTGCTTCAGAAATGATATGaagggaccaattcttgacagaaCATTATCCTTTTGAAGACTGTATGatgttgtggggacatttggctggccCTCAATCTGAGGCTGAAGTTGGATGAAGAAAGTTGAAgaaagtcaatgagaaacctcacatttGTGTGACTGTAGCAGACCTGTCGCACAACTTTCAATGTATTTGCATTCCACACCACACACGCTACAgttacctaaccctaacctttttttctttttttgtgtgtgacctGGTTGCAGAAGAAGTGTGATGCCAATAAATGAGCGGTGAATGTGTAATATGTCATATGATGACGTGTAGAGACACATGAAAACTGTAACTTTATGGTTaggcttttgttttgtgattgaaaATGTACATgtcatgaaacaaaatgaatctCTGTTATGGCATCTTAGTCGCAGTATTGAGAAAAGTTGCAGAGCTGCACGGATCAAAAATAACGAAAGCATCATTAGATCTATAAATAATGTAAAGAAGACTTGCCTCTGATCTGAAGGTGCTGCCGCATAACTCTGGCTTGGATTCAAATTAGGATACTGTTTGCAAGCACACCCAAAGAAAGAGTACTGAGCTAGTTCAGTCACATACGCTGTGAAACTCAATCACATTTACTTTTCTTAATCATGACAACCTTTTGTTCACTCCCAGCGTTTATCTACGGCGGCACAAGTGCTCTTTGTTCTGCTGCCTGTTAGAGCAAGTGGGCCAACTGGTTTACGACCACAGACGACCTTGTGACAGTTTGTGGTCACAATGGTGCACGGGTTTGAGTAATGACAAGCTTGCGAGCGGCTCAGGCTGTGGGCTAAAGTCTGGTTTCCCTCTCACGAGCAGTGCAGGACCATACATGTTACTGTGAAACTTGCTTTATACTCAGACTGGAGGCAGAAAAACACAGCTACACCTCCTCACCTCGACAGTGGTCTGAAGCGTCTGGCTGTCGTTGATCACCGACAGCGGCCTTCTGCTCAAATCTGACATGTGCCTGGCCGGCACGGACGGAGCGCCTATCCTCTTCACTCCAAAACTCTGCGACCTTTGACCCTTACTGTCCGCTGTGGGCCTTTTTTGTTGAGCTGACATCCACCACTGTCTCTTCAGAACCTCGTCCGGTGAAATTGGCATCTGCTTTTGGCATTTTCGATCGGTTCTCTGAAGAGCTCTCTCCACTTTCAGGTGCAACGGCGTGGATCTGCCATGAGCTCTGTCAGAACCTAAAtgtggcgaggaggaggaggacggcagAGGGGACTCTATGGGTGAGACAGGATGGTGTTGTCCGTCTGTCTCGCTCTCTACGATGAAAGTATCCAGGTCTTTCATCATGGAGCTGGGAGTCGCTGGGAAAGACGTGGCCGAACTGGCCGTCTCCACTCCAGAGTCCACGGAATCGGTTCGAAGATTTGTCCCCATGTCTGGTGAAGATGCAGCGGAGTCTCCATCATGGTTCCCAATCCATTCCGAATCCCGATGTGAGTTTTGTTCTGCTACCCAAAGTTCCATAAGATTTCCAAAACTCCTGTAAAGGTTCATGTCCAAAGGCTTCTCCCCTACTGACAGTAgctgctgaaaggaaaacaggaaagtgaagaagaagcagacaTTAGAGACGGCCCACACAGTCATTAGGTGAGCTGGTGAGGTAGAATTCAAAACATTCTCTGGTCCTCCTCTGCACTGCAGACACACCTCTCCCTCCGTCATCCGGCCTGTCGTAACGCTGAGCTGCTTGTTGATACCTGTCCGCCAGTGATACTCCAGGAAACAGTGACCAAGTCGCTCTGCTATTCCATATTCCTCACTGCCGAGAAAAAGCGAGACAGGATAAGCTCTCATCTCAACCAGGTTCATTCAAAAACACTCGAGTAAAGAATGTGATGGTGTCATACAGAGCTGCAACTGAGATGCCTTTTGAAGTTGAAACAATCGCTCTGACATCAGTAGTTCATGAATGTACATGAATATGAAACCTGCGGGTGAATGACCCATTTATATTCATTGTAGAAAGGAGATTAAAACGATGGATATGAATTCAGGTTGTAATTTCAATTACAAAATGttattcattgaaataaaaaagctGGAAATGTTTATCTtaatctactactactactactgatattaataataataacaataagaataataatctTGTCTCCTGTCTCTGTAGTGAACAATGAAACAGCTGTCACCTGTGAAATCTCTTTACACAACCGTATTATTTATAGATCAGGATTTATAGAGTGACTGATAAAAGCCAGACAACATCTGTCTACATTGATATGCATTTGAAGTG
It contains:
- the LOC128764518 gene encoding somatolactin-like gives rise to the protein MSTHVNKVEMAVAQGTICSVLLWPLIIAVTMPLDHKDEQSSLSRCLSISQGKQLDRAIRHAELIHRVLEEACTMFEEMFRPQMNKVGYACITKSLAVPGNTREIHLMSDKRLLHSVLTLVQSWIEPLVYLQMALRRYDAPDRLLYKTKWASGKLLSLQQGVVVLIKKVLDEEMPSINYTQHSLFQHDVPAQMLESVMRDYRLLSCFKKDTHKMELFLKFLRSRTRNNNCTYMTS
- the si:dkey-106l3.7 gene encoding uncharacterized protein si:dkey-106l3.7 isoform X2, with the translated sequence MTVWAVSNVCFFFTFLFSFQQLLSVGEKPLDMNLYRSFGNLMELWVAEQNSHRDSEWIGNHDGDSAASSPDMGTNLRTDSVDSGVETASSATSFPATPSSMMKDLDTFIVESETDGQHHPVSPIESPLPSSSSSPHLGSDRAHGRSTPLHLKVERALQRTDRKCQKQMPISPDEVLKRQWWMSAQQKRPTADSKGQRSQSFGVKRIGAPSVPARHMSDLSRRPLSVINDSQTLQTTVEDPGGEEKTGLSPAFSYLERVCQILERAAKEQMNIRSSQMEMDSLQSHEGMQVNQAAHASCQLDVQAAEEELEACRRLQTEGCDQSGSEPQKLKHNFDEQIRKRSFSDASVATLHLRKLNSDSRGQHQSIDHLPEEEGGQKKEAGFKKNWKLKITSLTRGDPVAKALKSHGSVSSERVSPRRRLSQLFRKTRRTVPA
- the si:dkey-106l3.7 gene encoding uncharacterized protein si:dkey-106l3.7 isoform X1, which codes for MTVWAVSNVCFFFTFLFSFQQLLSVGEKPLDMNLYRSFGNLMELWVAEQNSHRDSEWIGNHDGDSAASSPDMGTNLRTDSVDSGVETASSATSFPATPSSMMKDLDTFIVESETDGQHHPVSPIESPLPSSSSSPHLGSDRAHGRSTPLHLKVERALQRTDRKCQKQMPISPDEVLKRQWWMSAQQKRPTADSKGQRSQSFGVKRIGAPSVPARHMSDLSRRPLSVINDSQTLQTTVEDPGGEEKTGLSPAFSYLERVCQILERAAKEQMNIRSSQMEMDSLQSHEGMQVNQAAHASCQLDVQAAEEELEACRRLQTEGCDQSGSEPQKLKHNFDEQIRKRSFSDASVATLHLRKLNSDSRGQHQSIDHLPEEEGGQKKEQAGFKKNWKLKITSLTRGDPVAKALKSHGSVSSERVSPRRRLSQLFRKTRRTVPA